Proteins from a single region of Hydra vulgaris chromosome 12, alternate assembly HydraT2T_AEP:
- the LOC100214492 gene encoding autophagy protein 5: MADDKEVLREIWEGRLPICFNISPDEITTVDQPEPCYLLVPRMSYFPLVTDKVFRHFQKASNQDDIDKMWLEYNGQPLKWHYPIGVLYDLHGENVLPWPVTLHFKKFPETEIMKCHGRDAVEAHFMSAVKEADSLKHRSVVINAMKRNDHKQLWMGLSNDRYDQFWSINKKLMERVNSEPFRCIPLRVHQRYKPMLMKFCKSVSEKGELNTLGNFFQTFLPYILDENDHLKYSKNWKVIIQGITPMLNTPLQWMSEHLSHPDNFLHIILIELIC, encoded by the coding sequence ATGGCAGATGACAAAGAGGTTCTTAGAGAAATATGGGAGGGACGTCTACCAATTTGTTTTAACATAAGTCCTGATGAAATTACAACAGTTGATCAGCCTGAACCATGTTATCTTCTCGTTCCGCGTATGAGTTATTTTCCACTTGTGACAGACAAAGTATTTAGACATTTCCAAAAAGCTAGTAATcaagatgatattgataaaatgtGGCTTGAATATAATGGCCAACCCCTTAAGTGGCATTATCCTATTGGAGTTCTTTATGACTTACATGGAGAAAATGTTTTGCCATGGCCAgttactttacattttaaaaaatttcctgAAACAGAAATCATGAAGTGTCATGGGCGAGATGCAGTTGAAGCACATTTTATGTCTGCTGTGAAAGAAGCAGACTCATTGAAACACCGTTCTGTAGTAATAAATGCCATGAAAAGAAATGATCATAAGCAGCTCTGGATGGGGCTTTCAAATGATCGATATGATCAATTTTggtcaatcaataaaaaactgatGGAAAGAGTGAATAGTGAACCTTTTCGTTGTATTCCCCTGCGAGTACATCAAAGATATAAGCCAATGTTGATGAAATTTTGTAAATCTGTATCAGAGAAAGGAGAACTTAACACATTaggaaacttttttcaaacttttctacCTTATATTTTGGATGAAAatgatcatttaaaatattctaaaaactgGAAAGTTATTATTCAAGGAATAACACCAATGCTGAATACCCCTTTACAATGGATGAGTGAACATCTAAGTCATCCTGATAACTTTCtgcatattattttaattgaattgatatgttag